The proteins below are encoded in one region of Mangifera indica cultivar Alphonso chromosome 7, CATAS_Mindica_2.1, whole genome shotgun sequence:
- the LOC123221876 gene encoding probable methyltransferase PMT3: protein MRGRSDGSQKKRLITSVFVIAIFLGFLYVYYGSIFGSSNHAASAFEYGKTSRKLGSSYLGGDEDTDGKQDESSKFGLENGDDDVLPKSFPVCDDRHSELIPCLDRHLIYQMRLKLDLLLMEHYERHCPPPERRYNCLIPPPPGYKIPVKWPKSRDEVWKANIPHTHLAHEKSDQNWMVVKGDKIVFPGGGTHFHYGADKYIASIANMLNFTGNKINNGGKLRTVLDVGCGVASFGAYLLSSDVIAMSLAPNDVHQNQIQFALERGIPAYLGVLGTKRLPYPSRSFELAHCSRCRIDWLQRDGILLLELDRLLRPGGYFAYSSPEAYAQDEEDLRIWKEMSALVERMCWRIAAKRNQTVIWQKPLTNDCYMERAPGTNPPLCRTDDDPDAVWGVPMKACITPYSDYDQKAKGSGLAPWPARLTAPPPGLTDFGYSSDMYEKDMEIWRQRVESYWNLLSPKIESDTLRNVMDMKANLGSFAASLKDKDVWVMNVVPEDGPNTLKLIYDRGLIGSIHNWCEAFSTYPRTYDLLHAWSVFSDIEKKGCSGEDLLLEMDRILRPSGFIIIRDKQSVVDFVKKYLAALHWEALATADASSDLEQDGDETVFVIQKKLWLTSESLRDAE, encoded by the exons ATGAGGGGAAGATCTGATGGAAGTCAAAAGAAGCGTTTAATTACCTCTGTTTTTGTTATTgcaatttttcttggttttttgtATGTATATTATGGATCCATTTTTGGCTCTTCAAACCATGCTGCATCGGCTTTTGAATACGggaaaacttctagaaaactaGGGTCTTCTTACTTGGGTGGGGATGAGGATACTGATGGAAAGCAAGATGAATCTTCAAAATTTGGTCTAGAAAATGGAGATGATGATGTTTTACCGAAGAGTTTCCCT GTTTGTGATGATCGGCATTCAGAACTAATTCCCTGCTTAGACAGGCATCTCATATATCAAATGAGATTGAAGCTGGATTTGTTATTGATGGAGCACTATGAACGTCATTGCCCACCTCCTGAGAGGCGGTACAATTGCTTGATTCCTCCTCCACCTGGATACAAG ATCCCTGTTAAGTGGCCCAAAAGCAGAGATGAAGTTTGGAAAGCAAACATTCCTCACACTCATCTTGCTCATGAGAAGTCTGATCAGAATTGGATGGTTGTAAAAGGTGACAAGATTGTATTCCCTGGAGGAGGCACTCATTTCCACTATGGAGCTGATAAGTATATTGCTTCAATTGCAAAT ATGCTCAACTTTACCGGCAACAAAATAAACAATGGAGGGAAATTACGAACAGTTCTTGATGTTGGATGTGGTGTTGCAAGTTTTGGAGCTTATCTTCTTTCATCTGATGTCATAGCCATGTCCTTAGCACCCAACGATGTGCATCAAAACCAAATCCAGTTTGCGCTAGAGAGGGGAATTCCTGCATATCTTGGAGTTTTAGGAACTAAGAGGCTTCCTTACCCAAGCAGATCTTTTGAACTAGCTCACTGCTCTCGTTGTAGGATTGACTGGCTTCAAAGGGATGGAATTCTTCTTCTTGAGCTAGATAGGTTGCTTAGACCAGGAGGCTATTTTGCCTACTCATCTCCTGAAGCTTATGCACAGGATGAAGAGGATCTCAGGATATGGAAAGAGATGAGTGCCCTAGTGGAACGCATGTGTTGGAGAATAGCTGCAAAGAGGAACCAAACTGTTATCTGGCAAAAACCTCTAACAAATGACTGTTATATGGAAAGGGCACCTGGTACAAATCCCCCTCTCTGTCGCACTGATGATGATCCCGATGCAGTTTGGGGTGTGCCAATGAAAGCTTGCATCACACCGTACTCTGACT ACGATCAGAAAGCCAAAGGGAGTGGGTTGGCTCCTTGGCCGGCTAGATTGACTGCACCCCCTCCTGGACTTACTGATTTTGGCTATTCCAGTGACATGTATGAGAAAGACATG GAAATTTGGAGACAAAGAGTGGAGAGTTATTGGAACCTCTTGAGTCCAAAAATTGAATCAGATACTTTGAGGAACGTGATGGATATGAAAGCAAACTTGGGGTCATTTGCTGCTTCCTTGAAGGACAAGGATGTTTGGGTGATGAATGTTGTCCCTGAGGATGGACCAAACACTCTCAAGTTGATATATGACAGAGGCTTGATTGGCTCTATTCACAACTG GTGTGAAGCCTTTTCCACATACCCCCGGACATACGATTTACTTCATGCTTGGTCTGTCTTCTCCGACATTGAGAAAAAGGGCTGCAGTGGCGAGGATCTGCTGCTTGAGATGGATCGCATCCTAAGGCCTAGTGGTTTCATTATCATCCGTGATAAACAATCAGTAGTAGACTTTGTAAAGAAGTATCTGGCAGCTTTACATTGGGAAGCACTGGCAACCGCTGATGCAAGTTCAGATTTAGAGCAGGATGGAGATGAAACTGTTTTTGTTATCCAAAAGAAGCTGTGGCTAACAAGTGAAAGCCTCAGGGATGCTGAATAG
- the LOC123221878 gene encoding protein LIGHT-DEPENDENT SHORT HYPOCOTYLS 4, which produces MEPVQEFDISNTNAATLTTPTRNYTALPVSASPTATTVLSSTASSSSASSPSTLSRYENQKRRDWNTFGQYLRNHRPPLSLDRCSGAHVLEFLRYLDQFGKTKVHTQLCPFFGHPNPPAPCPCPLRQAWGSLDALIGRLRAAFEEHGGKPEANPFGARAVRLYLREVRDSQAKARGISYEKKKRKRPPPPSSSLPLPPSTGTA; this is translated from the coding sequence ATGGAGCCGGTTCAAGAGTTTGATATTTCAAACACAAACGCAGCAACCCTAACAACTCCCACAAGGAACTACACAGCTCTCCCCGTGAGCGCTTCCCCCACTGCCACGACTGTCTTGTCTTCAACGGCGTCATCATCCTCAGCTTCTTCTCCCTCCACTCTTAGCCGCTATGAGAACCAAAAGCGCCGAGACTGGAACACCTTCGGCCAGTATCTCCGCAATCACCGCCCGCCTCTTTCGCTAGACCGCTGCAGCGGTGCCCATGTGCTTGAATTTTTGAGGTACCTTGACCAGTTTGGCAAGACCAAAGTCCATACCCAGCTCTGCCCCTTCTTTGGCCATCCAAACCCTCCCGCTCCCTGCCCCTGCCCACTGCGCCAGGCCTGGGGGAGCCTCGACGCCCTCATCGGCCGTCTTCGAGCTGCCTTCGAGGAGCACGGTGGCAAGCCTGAGGCGAACCCTTTTGGAGCTCGAGCAGTCAGGCTTTATTTGCGAGAAGTTCGTGATTCACAGGCAAAAGCAAGAGGAATCAGCTACGAAAAGAAGAAGCGAAAGCGCCCCCCACCACCCTCCTCTAGCCTCCCGTTGCCACCTTCCACTGGAACTGCATGA